From the genome of Desulfovibrio sp. JY:
CGATGCCCTGGATTTCTGGCGCGTTGTGGCCGTGACGCCCGAAAAGCGGCTCCAGCTTTTGGCCGAGATGCGCACCCCGGGCGAAGCCCTGCTGGAATTTCGCCTGCGCCCGGCCGGCGACGGGGCCACGGAACTGGTCGTGCACTCCAAATTCCTGCCCCGGGGACTCGCCGGGCTGGCGTACTGGTACGCGTTGCTCGTGCCGCACAACCTGGTTTTCGCCGGGCTGTTGCGCGGCATTGCCGCCTCGCTCGGGGTGCGGCTTCTCAGCCCGCCCCGGCGCTTCACGCCGCACCTGCCGGCCGCCTGCCGCCTGGGCCCACGACAATGAGCGCGGACGACATCGCTATCCGGCCAGCGCTGCCCGCGGACGCACCCCGGCTGTCCCGCATCTTCGCCACAGCCATCGAAACCAAGGCCCGGGACAGCTACGGTCCGCGCGAACGCGCGGCCTGGGCGGCCCGGGGAACACCGGCCAAATTCGCGTCCATGCTGGCCGACTCCCGAAACAGCCTGCTCGTGGCCGCCATGCCGTCCGGCATCGTGGGCGTCGGCAGCCTGACCGGCAGCGAAGTGAGCCTGCTCTACGTCGCACCCGGGGCGGCCCCGGGAACGGGGGGCAGGCTGCTGGCCGCCGTGGAGGAACTCGCCCGCGCCGCAGGCCTCACCGGCCTGACCCTGACCGCCTCGCGCAACGCGCTCTCGTTCTACCTGCGCCACGGCTACGCCATCGTAAGCCCGGCCCGGCGCGATCTCGGCAACGGCATCTCCCTGGTCGTGTGCCTGATGGCCAAGGGGCTTAACGCCTGACGCCCCACGATCCCTGGAATCATTCCACGGCTTGTGGCGCCCCGGTCCAGCATCTCTGGAACGTATGAATACCGACGGCCCTGGCCGGCCCCGGTTTTGCGCTAAATTCCGGCCTGTTGCCTGGGCCGCCGTTCATTTTGAGCGACAGGGTGACACAGGCATGGCGAATGCATCGCCCGAAAAGACCATCGCATCACGCCGAGTCGCCAAACGGCAAAGAGATGGGCGCGCCCGAGTCAGCCACCACGCGCACCTATCCCGGACACAGTTCCCGCCGAAAGATAGAAGGCCGTTTCCTTACCCCGAGGGAAACGGCCTTCGCCTTTTTATTGAGGAGTAAAAGAAAGAGAAGACTGTGCGAGAGGGGAAACCCTTTAAAAAGGGTTCTCCCCTCTCGCGCTCTCCCCTTCCTAAATTTTATAACCATGCTGCCATGTTACAATAACATGGCAGCATTATTAAAAGTCTTTGGAAGGGGGTCCGGGGGAAACTTTTCTCCAGAAAAGTTTCCCCCGGCTCTTCCCTCAACCGATCGGTTGGAAATCGGGCGTGCGTTCGACCGGAACCATGCCGGCGGAGGTGATGGCGTGGCGCAACTGGGCCAGGGTCATGCCCTTGGGGCTGTCCGCGCCGGCGGCATGGCCGATGCGTTCCTCCACGATGGTGCCGTCGAAATCGTCGGCCCCGGCCCAAAGCGCCATCTGGGCCGCCTTGATGCCGAGCATGGCCCAATAGGCCTTAAGGTGCGGAATATTGTCCAGGAAAAGCCGGGACAGGGCGATAAGCCGCAGCACGGTCGTGCCGTCCGGGCCCTTGGCCCCGAGTTTGTTGTTGGCCGGCTGGTAGGCCAGGGGAATAAAGCAAGCGAAGCCGCCGGTCAGGTCCTGCAGGTCGCGCAGGGCCGACAGATGGGCCACCCGGTCGGACCAGTTCTCGATGTGGCCGAAAAGCATGGTGGCATTGGTGGGCAGGCCCATGCCATGGGCCGTGGCGTGCACCTGCAACCAGCGTTCGCCGGAAATCTTCTCCGGGCACAGCTTCTCGCGAAGCGCCGGGGAAAAAACCTCCGCCCCGCCGCCGGGCAGCATCATGAGCCCCGCATCCTTGAGCGCGGAAAGGATCTCGAATTCCGAAACGCCCATGGTGTCGGCCAGGTGGGATACTTCCACGGCGGTGAAGGCCTTGATGCCCGCGTCCGGCCGAGCCCGGGAAATAGCCCGCAGCATATCCACGTAATAGGAAAGCGGCAGGTCGGGGTTGAGTCCGCCGACCACGTGGATTTCCCGGATGGGCGCGTCCCCCCGGGCATTAAGCTCGGCCACGATGTCGTCCACGGAAAGCGTGCGCGCCCCGGCCGCGCCCTTGACCTTGGAAAAGGCGCAGAAGCGGCAGGCGTTGATGCACACGTTGGTGAAATTGATGTGCACGTTGTGGACGTAATAGGCGTTCTTGCCGTGACGGGCGAGGCGGGCTTCCATGGCGGCGGCGCACAGATCGTGCAGCGGCGCGGCCAGGGCCAGGACCAGCGCGTCGTCGGGGGTCAGGCGCTGGCCGGACCGGGCCTTTTCCAGGATCACGGCGGGGTCGCCGGCGACCTTTGCGGGGATAAGCGGTGTCATTGCATTCATGGCTGTGGCGCGGTAGAAATTATGGGTTCGCACCCCCTGTACCCCTTTTCCCCGCCGCCCGCCAGGGCGGAAAATCCTCGGAGGCCGGCCATGCCGCAAGCGAGAATCTGCGTCCTTGTCACCCTCCTGCTGGCGCTCGGGATATGCCCGGCGGGCGCGGCGGACGACGCGGCCCAGTCGCTGACCAGATTTTTCAAGGGCACCACCCGCTCCCTGCCCTCCCCGGACATCGACTTCCAGATCACCGCCGGCTACGCCGTGCTGCGCACCGGCAAACCCGACAGTTCCGGCCGCTACGCCATGACCTCCATCAACGTGGCCCGCATCGCCCCGGACATCTACCGTCTGGACCTGGAGCTGGAAAAGCCGCTGCCCCGCGACGTGCCCACCTTCGAGCAGCCCTATTTCTTTACCGAAAAACGGACCTATTATTTCTGGTACCAAAACGGGGAGCGCATCATTTTCAAGCTCGGCAACAAGAAGGTCACCCTGCCCCTGGGCCGCAAGGAGGTGTTGCGGGTGAACATCCATTCCACGGACACCTACACCCTCGACCGGGAAACCATGCTCAAAAACCTGAGCTTCGACGACGGCACGGCCACCATCCACCTGCAACTCAAATTCAAGTAAAAGGGAAACCCATGGACCAGTCCGTGACGCCCGAGTTGACGGCCCTTTTGACCACCCTGCGCGACGCCGGCGGCATCCGGGTCCTGGTCGAAACCGGCGCCGGCCGGGGCGACCTTTCCTTTGCCGCCGGGGACATCTTCGATACCGTCATCACCTTCGAATCCGACAAAGCCCTCTACGACGCCGCCCATGAACGCTTAAGCGGCCGCAAGGGACTGCTGCCCTTAACCGGCGACACCCGGGAGCTTTTGCCCCAGCTCATGCCCCGCCTCGCCGCTCCGGCCGCCTTCTGGCTGGGCTCCCACCTGGCCATGCGCCAGGGCGGCGACGCCCCGCTTCTGGCCGAAATCACGGCCATAACCACCGTGCCCATGGACCATGTCATCTGCATCGCCGGGGCCGACATCCTCATGTCCGACCGGCATCGCCCGGCCGGCTGGCCCACGCCGGCGGAAATCCTGTCCCTCCTCGGCCAGGGAGCGGCCCGCAAGGTGGAACTCCGCGACACCACCCTCATCGCCGTCCCCGACGCCAACACCAAACTCTGGGGCGCATTGTTTTCCGAGTAGTGAGGAAGAGCCGGGGGAAACTTTTCTGTAGAAAAGTTTCCCCCGGGCCCCCTTCCAAAGACTTTCAATAAAATAATCTTGGTTCGGTACACGCCGCACCTTTTAAAAACTTTAGGAAAGGGAGAGCTCGAGAGGGGCTACTGCCCTTTTTAAAGGGTTTCCCCTCTCGCATGATCTTTTCCTCTCTTCCCTCTTCGCCCCCATTGCGCCGTGGCCGGACAGGGCGTACACGGGCCGCATATTTCGTTACCGGAGGATCGCATGAAGTTCGTCTTGGCCTTGATCTGCGCCCTATGCCTGACGCTGACCGGCGCGCTTTTCGCCTTTGGCCGCGTCACGCCCGGCGAATCCTACGCCGCCTATGCCGACGCCGTCCAAAACGCCACTTCCTGCGAACTGACCTCGTGCGGCTGCCTGGGCATGAAATGCTCCTGCTTCGAATGCGGCAGCGGCTGCGGTTGCGGCGGCAGCAGCAAATAACCCGTCACACTTTTCCTTACCGTCATGGGTGGACTGCTGGCCTTCGTGCTGTCCCGGGCCACGGGGATTGACGCCTTCGCCATTCTCCAGGCCGGGTACCTGTTTCTGTCCCTGGCCGGAATGGCCGTGGTGTTTTTCTGCACCCGGCGGGAGCTTTCGACCGATCCGGCGCGCGGGCGCTATCTGCTTGTCTTCCTCGCCAGTCTTCCGCTGGGGCTGGCCGGGGCGCGGCTGATCCCCATCATCCAGGACGCCTTTTTGGCCGACCGGCTCACTTTCGGCATCATCGCCCGGGGCGGGCTCGTGTTCTACGGCGGCGCGCTAGCGGTGCTTCTGGCCATGCGCCTGGGCTGCCGGCTGTGGCGGCTGTCCCCGTGGCCGCTCGTCGACGCCGTTTGCCGCTACGCGCCCCTGGGCCACGCCTTTGGCCGACTGGGCTGTTTTTTCGGCGGCTGCTGCTTTGGCGCGGTGACAACCGGGCCGCTGGGGGTGCGCTTCCCGGCCGGCTCGCCGGCCTTCCTCCAGCACAAGGCCGCGGGGCTGCTGCCGCCCGGGGCGGTCGCCTCGTTGCCGGTGCACCCGTCCCAGCTCTACGAAGCCGTGGGCAACCTGATCCTGTTCGCCGGGCTGCTCGCCGTGTCCAGACGCCCGGGCGGCCTGCCCCCGGGCCGGGCCGCCACGCTCTACCTGCTCGGCTACGCGGTCCTGCGCTTCTGCCTGGAGTTCTGGCGCGGCGACGACATCCGCGGCATCTATTACGGCCTGAGTATGTCCCAATACGTGGCGCTGGCCGTGGCAGCCGGCGCGGCGCTGGTGCTGTTGCTGGCCAGGTTTCGAACGCAACACCCCCGTTCATAAAACGTATTCCCTTCGTCGGCGCGACATTTCAATATGAAAGAACGTCACGATTGAAACGCCTCTATGCAAGGCCGCGCTTTTGTTGTATCCAGGCCGCCGTGCGCCAAGGCCATGCTGCGCACAAGCATGCAAAAAGAGGCCGAAAGCCACATTCGGAACGCGCCTGCCGCCTGGACGGGCGGGAGGCGTACACGCAACGATTTTCGGCCGAGGGTTTGCGTCGGCAAGGGCCGGAAACGGCCAGGCGACATCCGTGCCCCTGCCCCCCACCGTTTCGGGCGCATTGCAGCATTCCGCCGCCCAGGCCGAACAAACCGGCGGCATCACCGTATTGTATTTAGTGTAGCGAGGCATGGGGCAGGATTGGGGCGGCGCGAAATGATTGTCCAAACAAAGGACTACGCCAGCATGACGGCGCACGGTTTCAATGACTTTGTCTCTTATTTTTCAAATTCAGTTGCAATCATGCGTTGCCTCACTTATATGTATTGAAAGCCATCTAGCAGGAGCGAGAAATGGAAGACTATTTGAAAGCTGCCTTGGAGATCGTCAAAGCCCAGGCCTCCGTTCGGACCATGACTGATGACGAAATCACCTCCATGTTGAAGAATGTTGCCGCCGGCATTCAGGCCGCCGCCGAAGCCGACGCCGCCCCGGCCGAACCCGCCACGCCGGCCATTGATCCGGCCAAGGCCGTCAAGGAAAGCAGTGTGATTTGCCTGGAATGCGGCAAGTCCTTCAAGGTGCTCACCAAGAAACACCTTGCCGCCCACGGGCTTACTCCGGAAGAATACCGGGCGAAATACGGCTACAAGAAGGGCGCTCCCCTGGCGGCCAAGTCCCTGCAACGGGAACGCCGCAAGAAGATGAAGGACATGCGCCTTTGGGAGCGTCGTCGCAAGCCCGCCGCCGTCACCGAATAGTCGGCCCGCTGGCGTTGCGCCAATCCGCTTCGCGGTAGCTTTTTCCGGCCGGTCCGTCCCCGGGCCGGCCGGAAGCTGCGCGGATGCGCCAAAGGCGGCCTCGGACCATGCGCCCGAGGTCTGCGGCCGACACGTTCGAATACCGTGTTCTCCTAAAAACTGCAGTATCTTCCCAGGGACGCGCCGTTATTCGTCCGCAGGGATGATGACCTTGACCGGGTCGGTGACGCTCTCGTAGCGGGCCAGCTTGGAAATGTGGGCCAGGGCCACGCTCGACAGTGCGTAGCCCTTGGGCAGAACCTTGAGCTGTTGCCCACCCCGCGTCACGAACATGTCCTCGGCCAGAATCATGTTGTCGCGCAGGCTCTTGACCGGCATCGGCACGATGACGAGGTTGCTCTCCTCTCCCAACACCTCGCCGAACGCCGCCACCACATCCGGGTCGTAGACCCCTGTCGCCTGCTTGATGGCCTTGTAGGCCTCGGCCTTGGCCTGGCCGGCGGTCAGAAGCCGGTCGAATTCGAGCAGCACCCGCAGGATGCGCGCCCCCATCGGAATGTCCTTGCCCCGCACGGCATCGCCCGGAAAGCCGCCGCCGTCGAAATTCTTCTCCTGATAGGCGATGGCCTTGGCCACGCCGCCCATGCGCGGGATGTTGGCCACGAGCTTGGCCGCCACCTCGGCGTGCTGCTGGTAGTTCGCCGCATCCTCGGGCGACAGCGCCCGCCCACGCTCCACCCGCGAAATGAGCGAATCGGGCAGGGTGATGTAGCCCATCAGACACAGCATGGCCGCCGCCTCGGTCTGCCAGGGGCTCGGGTCGCCGCACAGCTTGGACAGCGGCCGCACGTACGGCGCGATGCGCGACACCCGGCCGTAGACCTCGGGGCGCAACAGCGACAGCACTTCCGAAAGCATCTTGAGGCTGCCGCGAAGCGTGCCCTCCAAAAGCTCCCGCTCGGCCATGACCAGCCGGTACTGCTCCACGGCGGAGGTCAGCGCCCCGATCAGGTAACCGGTCTCGCACGGCTTGGTCAGAAAGCGGAAGATGTTGCCCTCGTTGACCGCCGCGATGGCGGCCTCGAGATCGGCGAAACCGGTCAACATCACCCGCACCGAGTCCGGGCGCATCTCGCGCACCTTGGACAGCACCGCGATGCCGTCCATGCCCGGCATGCGCAGGTCGGAAACCACCACCGCATACGCAGGGCTGGCCTTGACCTTGGCCAACCCCGCCTCGGGCCCGACAGCCGTATCCACCTCGAAGGCGCTATGCAGGTTGCGGCGAAACCCGGCCAGAATCCGCTCGTCGTCGTCGATGAAAAGCACCCGCTTATTCACCGTCCCCTCCTTGCAACACATCCCGGCAGGCCTCGCGCCAGGCCTCCGCGCGTCCGCCATACCCCATGGCGTCGAGGGCGACCGTATCCAGGGGATGGGGCGCGTAGGAACCGTGTATGACCACCAGCTCGTGGTCCAGGGCGTTGGCGGCATGGACCAGCGGGATGGCCAGCGGCGGCCCGTCCCCGAAGGTTCCCGGCCGGTGATGCCCGGCCACGCCGAAGACCACCGCCTCCTCGAATCCCCACAGCCCGAGCAGGTATGCCCCCACCGCGGCATGGGAGACGGCCAGAATCCCCTCCTCGGCCTCGAGGGGCGTGACGTTTCGCGTCTGCATGTCCGTCAGCACCTCGCGATACTCGGTCTCGAACAGCTCGGCCAGCATCAGCTTGCCCACGTCGTGGACCATCCCGGCCATGAAACAGGCCTCCTTCTCCACCTTGTCCGCGTCCTCGAGGGTGGCCAAAACCTTGGCCATCCGGGCCACGCGCAGGCTGTGGTCCCAAAGCCGCCCCAGACCGAAGCCCGGATAGCGGTCGGCGTCGAAGCGGGAAAAAAGCCCGTGGGCCAGCACCAGGGCCCGGATCGTTTCGAGCCCGAGCAGGGTCACCGCCTGCCGGGTGGAGGACACCCGCTGGGGCATGCCGAAAAACGAGGAATTGACGAGCCGCAGCAGCCCGGTGGCCATGCCGACGTCGCGGGCGAGGATGTCGCCTATGGTGTTGACCGAGGCGTTGGGCGAACGCAGCTCCTCGGTCAGTTCGGCGAAAATCGACGGCAGCACCGGCAGGGTCTCCACGCGGGCGACGGCGTCGCGCACCCGCTCGTCGGTGAAGATATCGGCCAGCCGCAACACCCGATTGATGGCGGTGGTCAGTTCTCGTGGCGAACAGGGCTTGCTCAGGAACTGATGGGCCGGCTTGACCGAGCGGAAGATGAAGTCGCGGTCGGAATGCCCGGACAGGATCAGCCGCACCGTGCCCGGCCAGCGCTGCCGCACCGCTTCCAGAAATTCCGGCCCGTCCATGCCCGGCATGCGCACGTCGGAAACCACCACATCCACCGGGGTCGTTTCCAGAAACGCCAGCGCCTGGGCGCCGCCCTCGGCGAAATGCATGTCCCAGACGTCACGCTTGTCCCACAGCATCCGCCGCAGCCCGCCAAGCAGCTGCGGTTCGTCGTCAACGAAAAGAATGCTTCGACGCATGAGTCGGCCTCCCGAAATAGCCGTCCCGCGGGCCAAACGCCCCGGAAGGCGGGCACGGGGCGCTTTTCCATCGTAGCCGATCGTGGGAAAAAGAAAAAGGATATTGGCGCGCCGCCACGGTATATCATCCCCGGCCAACGCCGCGCCTTGCCAGCCGGCCCGCCCGGCTGTAGGCAGAGACTCTATCTCCCGCCCCTCGGGGCGGTATCACAAGGACCAGCCGTGGCAAACGATTCTCAAAAAAAACATGACGTCATCATCGTCGGCGGCGGCCCGGCCGGGCTTTTTGCCGCCCATTACCTGTCCCGCAACACCGACTTGTCGATCCTGCTCCTGGAAAAAGGCCAACCCGCCGGCAAACGCCGCTGCCCCATGCACGGCAGCAAGGATTGCCGCAAATGCGCGCCCTGCAACATCCTCTCCGGCATCGGCGGGGCCGGGCTCTTTTCCGACGGCAAGCTCAACTTCATCCCCAAGCTCGGCAAGACCGACCTGACCCAGTTCATGCCCCTGTCCGAGGCCACGGCCTTGATCAAGGAAACCGAGACCCTTTTCTCCAACCTCGGCATGGACGGCCCCGTCTACCCGACCGATATGGAAAAGGCCCGCCAGATCCGCAAGGAGGCCCGCAAACTCGGCATCGACCTGCTGCTCATCCGCCAAAAACACCTCGGCAGCGACCACCTGCCCGGCCATATGGCCGCCATGTCCCAACGGCTGGCCGACCAGGGCGTCACCATCCGCACCGGCGAGGAAGCCCGCGACGTCATCATCGAAAACGGGCGCGTGGCCGGCGTCGCCACCAGCAAGGGCGAATACCGCGCCCCGGCCGTCATCCTCGCCCCGGGCCGCGTCGGCGCCGAATGGATGGGCGCGCTGGCCCGCCGCCACGGCCTTTCCTACAGCCAGCGCGGCATCGAGGTGGGCGTGCGCGTCGAGGTGCACAACGAAATCCTGTCCGATATCACCGACGTCATCTACGACCCCACCTTCTTCGTGCGCACCCGCAAATACGACGACCAGACCCGCACCTTCTGCACCAACCAGGGCGGCTACGTGGCCCTGGAAAACTACCAGGACTTCGTGTGCGTCAACGGCCACGCCTACATGGACGCCAAATCCGACAGCGCCAACTTCGCCTTTCTCTCCAAAGTGGTCCTGACCGACCCCGTTTCCGACAACCAGGCCTACGGCGAAGCCATCGGACGCCTCGCCACCATGATCGGCGGCGGCAATCCCATCCTCCAGCGCTTCGGCGACCTCAAACGCGGCCAGCGCAGCACCTGGAGCCGCATCCGCAAAGGCTCCGTCGAACCGACGCTCACCTCCGTCACCTGCGGCGATATCGCCATGGCCCTGCCCGAACGCATCATGACCAACATCATCGACGGCCTGGAACAATTAAACGCCGTGGTGCCCGGCGTCGCCAACGACGAGACCCTGCTCTACGCCCCGGAAATCAAATTCTTCGCCACCCAGATCGACACCACCCCTGACCTCGAAACCACCGTGGCAGGCATGTACGTGGCCGGCGACGGGCCGGGCGTGGCCGGCAATATCGTCTCCGCCGCCGCGACCGGACTCATCCCGGCCAAGGCCATCCTGCGGAAGCTGGCCAGCCGTTAGCCGCTGGGGGCTAGGGCTGGGGCTCCGCCCCAGACCCCGGCGGGGGCTCTGCCCCCGCACCCCCGCCGGGAGGCCACGGGCCCCCCGGTCCCCCCGTTCGGTGTGCTTTGGTCGGGCGGAGGGTGGGTTGGCTGGCGGGAAGGCGGAGAGTGGAGAAGATGGCAGCGGAATTTGTCGGGACGGTGCATGTCGCTTCGCGACAAGCTCGTCCCAAACAAATTCCGCCGCCACCACGCCGGTCGCCCCTGCGGGGCGACATTCGGAGAAACAACTTGTCTTAAAATGCGGCGCTTCGCCGCTGGCGCGGTTGTTGCCGCAATCGTGTCCGGCGTCGAGGCGCAAAGCGCCTCGTGCCGCCGGGCCGATTGCGGCGACAAAACAGAGGACGTCCCGCCGTCTCCCCCATGGCCTTCCACCATCCCAACCCGGAAAAGGGAGGTCCGGAGGGCATAAGCCCTCCGGCGGGGTCCGGGGCAGAGCCCCGCTCCCGTTCCCCCTTCCTCCTGGCCTACTCCTCTCCTGCTACTCCTGCCCTGCGCCGCTACCGCAGGCGGCTATAGCTGCCGGCGGGGATATCGTCGGCGAGGCGCACCCAGATGGCGGTGGCAACACCCCAGACGATATTGGCGACGATGACGACGACAGGGGTGAGCAGGCCGAGATCCAGGCCCCAAAGGCCCTTGTCGAGCATATTGGGGAAGACGATCAGCAGTTGGAAGAGGGTCGGGGCGATGCTGGCGATGACGCCGCGCCAGAAGATGGAGCCCGGCATCCAGCGGGGGGTCAGCAGCAGCCCCCACACGCCGCCCCAGACGAGTCTGGGGTAGAGCCAGGGCAGGGTCCATTGGGGGGCCATGGCGACGTTCAGGCTGCTGAACGCTCCGTAGGCACCGGCCAGGTAAATAAAAATGCTGTTGATGAGGCCTCCCACGAGGCCTCCGGCAAAGCAAACGCTCACCCAGGCGAAAAAATTGCGCATCCTCTTTCCTCCCTCCTCGCTTGGATGCCGGGCGCGGCGATTTAATAGGGACTGACCAGAATAGACAGAGACCGCACGCGATTGAGCAGAATATGGGTCGGCCCCACGGCCGGCACTTCCTCGCCGGCGCGCAGTGTGGTGACGACGGCGCGTCCGATCACGAGCCGGCCGTCGCGTCCCGTTTCACTGAACGTGTGCAGCCCCCACATGTCGTGGTAGACCACGGGATGTCCTTTGTACTCGCCGACGTAGACGAGAATGTGACCTTTCATCCAAATCAGGCTGGCAAAGGGAACGCCATGGCTGAGGATGGTCGTTTCCTTCTGGGCGTTGTCCATGTCGCCAAGGGGAATGGCGCCGCCGTAGGCGGCCTGGCTGGCGGAATTGCGCGGCAGGTAGATGCCGAAGGGCACGAAGAGGTCGTGGGTCAGGGCCGAGCAGTCGCGTTTGCCGTCGATACCGCCCCAGCCGTAGATTTTGCCCATGAACTGGTTGCCCACGGCGGCGACGTTTCGCGGCGTCATGGGCATGGGCATGGGCACGGCGGCCGTGGCCGGCAGGTGCACGCGCACGGTCTCGGCCTGGCCCGAGCCGCCCCGGCGCGGCACGAGCACGGTGACGCCCGAGGCGTCGGCCGGTCCGGCCAGGGGGAAGAACGCGCCCACGTCGGCGGTGATGCCGGCCTCGGGCAGCGACGTCTGGTCCTTGACCACGGCCGCGAGGCGCGGCGTGGAGAATTGAGCGATGGTGGCCTCGTCGACGTAGGCCACGTCCGTGGCCGGCAGCCAGCCGAAGGTCAGGGCGGATTCGGCCAGCACCCAGGAGCCGTCGCGGCTGGCGTGGGTGACGAGGATGGGGGTGCCCGGCGGCAGGGCGGTATGCTGGAGATAGTCGAAGGGGTAGCCTTCGCCGGGCAGGCTCGGGTCGGCAAAGCGCGGGGCCTTCGTGGGCATGCCGCGCAGGTTGGTGTTTTTGACGGTCAGCGCCTTGCGCATGACGTTGGGGTAGGAGCCGAGTCCGGCGGCGGCGTGGAGCGAAGCGGCGAAGGACGGGCTGTTCGGCTGTCCGTTGGCACCGAATCCCGGGGATTTTTCGAAGCGGCGGAAGATCGTCTCCACGGCCCGGCGCGAATATTCCGGCCGGCCCAGGTTCCAGGGCGTCAGCCAGGTCTGCAGGAAGGTTTCCATGCGCAGTCCGGCCTGTTCCTTGGGATAAAGCAGCCGGTCGGCGGTACCGGGCCGCAGGTAGGCGTTTAGGTCCTGGGGCAGGACGCGCAGGTCCTGGACCTCGCCCTTGCCTGTCGGGACGGACGGCGGCGTGGGGGCAAGGGGAATCTGTGGAGCCCGGGCGCAGCCCCAGACCAAAAGCAGGAAGACGCAAAGCGCGGCGAAACGCAACCGCCGTGACATGGACTGCATGGCGCAAAGCCCCCCTTCCCCAACTTGACGGCGGACGCGGCCGCCGACTATCCGGCTGGCGGGAGGGTAGACGTTGGCGCACGCGAACACAAGCCCGATAAGGACGACAAGGATGAAAGGTTGCGGTTGTGGGTATGAAACAGGCTAAGGCCATGGACGCGGCCGAGACCGCGCGTCTGCTCGCCTCCCGGGTGCCGGAGACGGTGCCTGTTTCGGTGCGGGTAAGCGCCCGGGCCCGGGGCATCGTCTTGCGCATGCTGCCGGGCAAGGGGCTCGAGGTGGTGGCCCCGGCCGGGGTGGGGGCGGGATTGTTGCTCCAGGCGGTGGAAGCCAGGCGCGACTGGATCGACCGCATCTCGCGCCGCATGGCGGCCGAGGGCGGGCTTCCGGGCCAGGGACCGGTGGCGCCGCGTCCCTCCATGCTCGTGCTGACGGCCTTTTCCCGGCAGTGGAAGCTGTCCTATCTGGCCCGGGAGATGGCCGGCTGCCTGGTTTCGAACTGGCGTCCGACGGAACTTTTGGTGTCCGGGGCGGTTTCGGACCCGGCGGCGGTGTCCGAGGCGCTGACGGCGTTTAGCCGTCGCCGGGCCGGCGAGTTGTTGCGCCGGGAACTGGCCCGGGTGTCCGAGACCATCGGGCTTGGCTACAGCGCCGTGACCATCCGGGCCCAGCGCACCCGCTGGGGGAGCTGCACGGCCAAGGGGCACATCAACCTCAATTACACCATCGCCTTTTTGCCGCCGGAGCTGTGCCGGCTGGTGCTGGTCCACGAACTGTGCCACACCGTCGA
Proteins encoded in this window:
- a CDS encoding M48 family metallopeptidase, translated to MKQAKAMDAAETARLLASRVPETVPVSVRVSARARGIVLRMLPGKGLEVVAPAGVGAGLLLQAVEARRDWIDRISRRMAAEGGLPGQGPVAPRPSMLVLTAFSRQWKLSYLAREMAGCLVSNWRPTELLVSGAVSDPAAVSEALTAFSRRRAGELLRRELARVSETIGLGYSAVTIRAQRTRWGSCTAKGHINLNYTIAFLPPELCRLVLVHELCHTVELNHSARFWDVVEKYVPDCRAMDARLNSARHYLPLWLP
- a CDS encoding SH3 domain-containing protein; protein product: MQSMSRRLRFAALCVFLLLVWGCARAPQIPLAPTPPSVPTGKGEVQDLRVLPQDLNAYLRPGTADRLLYPKEQAGLRMETFLQTWLTPWNLGRPEYSRRAVETIFRRFEKSPGFGANGQPNSPSFAASLHAAAGLGSYPNVMRKALTVKNTNLRGMPTKAPRFADPSLPGEGYPFDYLQHTALPPGTPILVTHASRDGSWVLAESALTFGWLPATDVAYVDEATIAQFSTPRLAAVVKDQTSLPEAGITADVGAFFPLAGPADASGVTVLVPRRGGSGQAETVRVHLPATAAVPMPMPMTPRNVAAVGNQFMGKIYGWGGIDGKRDCSALTHDLFVPFGIYLPRNSASQAAYGGAIPLGDMDNAQKETTILSHGVPFASLIWMKGHILVYVGEYKGHPVVYHDMWGLHTFSETGRDGRLVIGRAVVTTLRAGEEVPAVGPTHILLNRVRSLSILVSPY